The genomic DNA TGATCACGAGCCGGTGGGTGAGCACGGTGGGGGCGACCGCGCGCAGATCGTCCTCGTCCGGCATCGGCCGACCGTCGAGCGCCGCCCGCGCCTTGGCCCCGAGGATCAAATAC from Deltaproteobacteria bacterium includes the following:
- a CDS encoding AAA family ATPase produces the protein YLILGAKARAALDGRPMPDEDDLRAVAPTVLTHRLVINFAAEAAGRSAPDLVGELLVTRGWVQG